The Monodelphis domestica isolate mMonDom1 chromosome 7, mMonDom1.pri, whole genome shotgun sequence genome window below encodes:
- the C7H9orf152 gene encoding uncharacterized protein C9orf152 homolog, with protein MRRGLLQGHQSLAREQRLQPPCGSLVRPGESSSNKMETRGSGPEMLGTEGIQGPWRTHLAIHRLRHASCWETLSLLKDGQATGAPQVPMEEGTGREAPPKQGPQKEPSQPPASPTDARGLSHYPFPKRKAPRVSEAARRLGLYRPT; from the exons ATGAGACGGGGCCTTCTTCAGGGGCACCAGAGCCTGGCACGGGAGCAGAGGCTGCAGCCCCCCTGTGGCAGCCTTGTCAGACCAG GTGAAAGCAGCAGTAACAAGATGGAGACGAGAGGCTCGGGGCCGGAGATGCTGGGCACGGAGGGCATCCAGGGTCCGTGGCGCACCCACTTGGCCATCCACCGGCTTCGGCATGCCAGCTGCTGGGAGACTCTGTCTCTTCTGAAGGACGGGCAGGCCACTGGGGCCCCCCAAGTTCCCATGGAAGAAGGCACTGGCAGGGAGGCACCCCCCAAGCAGGGCCCCCAGAAAGAGCCTTCCCAGCCCCCAGCCAGTCCTACTGATGCCCGAGGGCTGAGCCACTACCCTTTCCCAAAGAGAAAAGCACCCCGGGTCTCTGAGGCTGCCAGGAGGCTGGGCCTCTACAGGCCCACCTGA